One stretch of Streptomyces sp. NBC_01363 DNA includes these proteins:
- the rfbD gene encoding dTDP-4-dehydrorhamnose reductase has product MTRWLVTGASGMLGRDLTGVLRAAGEGPATTALGRKELDITDRSQVLDAVAGHDVVVNAAAWTDVDGAECDEAGAQAVNATAVRHLATACARHGARLPHVSTDYVFPGDGTVPWSETAAPDPVNAYGRSKLAGERAVRELLPAHGYTVRTAWLYGAHGANFVATMLRLAASREELDVVDDQTGQPTWSGALAARLVALGQSALAGDAPSGIYHGTATGRATWCTLAREAFVLAGLDPERIRAVCSERYPRPAPRPAWSVLGHEGWTRAGMAPLAPWRSMLASAFAEGVFPAARADGRPG; this is encoded by the coding sequence GTGACCCGCTGGCTGGTCACCGGTGCCTCGGGCATGCTCGGGCGCGACCTCACCGGTGTGCTGCGCGCGGCGGGCGAGGGCCCAGCCACGACGGCGCTCGGCCGTAAGGAACTCGACATCACCGACCGCTCCCAGGTTCTCGACGCGGTCGCGGGACACGACGTGGTGGTGAACGCGGCGGCGTGGACGGACGTCGACGGGGCGGAGTGCGACGAGGCCGGGGCGCAGGCGGTCAACGCGACCGCCGTCCGTCACCTGGCCACCGCCTGCGCCCGGCACGGCGCCCGGCTCCCGCACGTCTCCACGGACTACGTGTTCCCCGGCGACGGGACGGTGCCCTGGTCCGAGACCGCCGCGCCGGACCCGGTCAACGCCTACGGCCGCAGCAAGCTCGCGGGCGAGCGCGCGGTGCGGGAGCTGCTGCCCGCGCACGGCTACACCGTCCGCACCGCCTGGCTGTACGGGGCGCACGGGGCGAACTTCGTCGCCACCATGCTCCGCCTGGCGGCCTCGCGCGAGGAACTGGATGTCGTGGACGACCAGACCGGGCAGCCCACCTGGTCCGGTGCGCTCGCCGCACGGCTGGTGGCACTGGGACAGTCCGCGCTCGCCGGTGACGCACCGTCCGGCATCTACCACGGCACGGCCACCGGCCGCGCCACCTGGTGCACGCTCGCCCGGGAGGCCTTCGTGCTGGCCGGGCTCGATCCAGAGCGGATCAGGGCCGTGTGCTCCGAGCGGTATCCCCGGCCCGCCCCCCGGCCGGCCTGGAGCGTCCTGGGACACGAGGGCTGGACCCGGGCCGGGATGGCACCGCTCGCCCCGTGGCGGAGCATGCTCGCCAGCGCCTTCGCCGAGGGCGTCTTCCCCGCGGCCCGGGCGGACGGCCGCCCCGGTTAG
- the rfbB gene encoding dTDP-glucose 4,6-dehydratase, with protein sequence MRLLVTGGAGFIGSQFVRATLSGALLSPPGVRVTVLDKLTYSGNLANLGPVSDHPGLTFVPGDITDAHLVDSVMPGHDAVVHFAAESHVDRSLVGARDFVHSNVLGTQALLDAARTHRVGRFVHVSTDEVYGSIERGSWTEDTPLAPNSPYAASKAGSDLLALAQHRSHGLDVVVTRCSNNYGRYHFPEKMIPLFITRLMEGRKVPLYGDGGNIRDWLHVSDHCVGIDVALHRGRAGHVYHIGGGRELTNKDLTTLLLEACGAGWDQVEYVTDRKGHDRRYSLDISKIRDELGYAPAVPFEEGLADTVRWYQDNRDWWEPLRERAWLAR encoded by the coding sequence ATGAGACTCCTCGTCACCGGTGGTGCCGGTTTCATAGGTTCGCAGTTCGTTCGCGCCACGCTGTCCGGCGCACTCCTGTCGCCGCCCGGCGTTCGGGTCACCGTCCTCGACAAACTCACCTACTCCGGCAACCTCGCCAACCTCGGCCCGGTGTCCGACCATCCGGGTCTGACGTTCGTTCCCGGTGACATCACCGACGCGCATCTGGTCGACTCGGTGATGCCCGGTCATGACGCGGTGGTGCACTTCGCCGCCGAATCCCATGTGGACCGTTCGCTCGTCGGGGCCCGCGACTTCGTCCATTCCAACGTGCTCGGCACACAGGCGCTGCTGGACGCGGCGCGCACCCACCGGGTCGGCCGGTTCGTGCACGTCTCCACCGATGAGGTGTACGGCTCGATCGAGCGGGGCTCCTGGACCGAGGACACCCCGCTCGCCCCCAACTCGCCCTATGCGGCGAGCAAGGCCGGCTCCGATCTGCTCGCCCTGGCCCAGCACCGCAGCCACGGCCTGGACGTGGTCGTCACCCGCTGCTCGAACAACTACGGCCGCTATCACTTCCCGGAGAAGATGATCCCGCTCTTCATCACCCGGCTGATGGAGGGCCGCAAGGTCCCGCTCTACGGCGACGGCGGCAACATCAGGGACTGGCTGCACGTCTCGGACCACTGCGTGGGCATCGACGTGGCCCTTCACCGCGGCCGGGCCGGGCACGTGTACCACATCGGCGGCGGGCGGGAACTGACCAACAAGGACCTGACCACGCTCCTTCTCGAAGCGTGTGGGGCGGGGTGGGACCAGGTGGAGTACGTCACCGACCGCAAGGGGCACGACCGGCGGTACTCGCTGGACATCTCCAAGATCCGTGACGAGCTCGGCTACGCACCCGCGGTCCCCTTCGAAGAGGGGCTCGCCGACACCGTCCGCTGGTACCAGGACAACCGCGACTGGTGGGAGCCGCTGCGGGAGCGCGCCTGGCTCGCCCGGTGA
- the rfbA gene encoding glucose-1-phosphate thymidylyltransferase RfbA: protein MRGIIRAGGTGSRLWPVTRAVSKQLMPVFDKPMVYYPLSTLLMAGVGELLIITTPSDQESFRRLLGDGSQWGITIDYAVQEQPGGLAQAFLIGEKFIGDSAVALALGDNLFYGAGLGRSLAVGAPERGGRIFACPVSDPRAYGVVEFDGQGRVVSVEEKPDHPKSRYAVPGLYFYDRTVVDIARSLRPSPRGELEITDINTAYLNRGELQVTLLDRGTAWLDTGTFASLVHASEFVRVVEERQGLKIGCVEEAAWRSGLIDDDRLASLAEPLAKSGYGGYLLGLLDAKRQGAL from the coding sequence ATGCGCGGAATCATTCGTGCAGGCGGCACCGGATCCCGGTTGTGGCCGGTGACCAGAGCGGTGTCGAAACAACTGATGCCCGTCTTCGACAAACCGATGGTCTACTACCCGCTCTCCACCCTGCTGATGGCTGGCGTCGGCGAACTGCTGATCATCACCACGCCGTCGGACCAGGAAAGCTTCCGCAGGCTGCTCGGTGACGGTTCCCAGTGGGGCATCACCATCGACTACGCGGTCCAGGAACAGCCCGGGGGACTGGCGCAGGCCTTCCTGATCGGCGAGAAGTTCATCGGCGACTCCGCCGTGGCGCTGGCCCTCGGGGACAACCTCTTCTACGGAGCGGGCCTGGGACGCAGCCTCGCCGTCGGCGCACCCGAGCGAGGCGGCCGCATCTTCGCCTGTCCCGTCTCGGACCCGCGTGCCTACGGGGTCGTCGAGTTCGACGGGCAGGGACGCGTGGTGTCCGTGGAGGAGAAGCCGGACCACCCCAAGTCGCGGTACGCGGTGCCCGGCCTGTACTTCTACGACCGCACGGTGGTCGACATCGCGCGCTCCCTCAGACCGAGCCCGCGCGGCGAACTGGAGATCACCGACATCAACACCGCGTATCTGAACCGCGGCGAACTCCAGGTCACGCTCCTGGACCGGGGCACCGCATGGCTGGACACGGGCACCTTCGCCTCCCTCGTGCACGCCTCCGAGTTCGTCCGGGTCGTCGAGGAACGGCAGGGGCTGAAGATCGGCTGTGTGGAGGAGGCAGCCTGGCGTTCCGGACTCATCGACGACGACCGGCTCGCCAGCCTTGCCGAACCGCTCGCCAAGAGCGGGTACGGCGGCTATCTGCTCGGACTGCTCGACGCGAAGCGCCAGGGGGCACTGTGA
- the rfbC gene encoding dTDP-4-dehydrorhamnose 3,5-epimerase: MRISELSVPRALRISPQPHADSRGVFLEWYRPDLLAEVLGHRPPDMIQGNLSVSARGVMRGIHFAQVPHGQAKYVTCVSGAVLDVVVDLRAGSPAFGRWETVRLDDSERAAVYLPEGFGHGLCALTEHATVSYLVSRAYEPEREHSVHVHEPELAIDWPTGADLLSSRDRSAPSLSEVRARGLLTDYRECLALTSGV; this comes from the coding sequence GTGAGAATCAGCGAACTGTCTGTCCCCCGTGCCCTGCGGATCTCCCCGCAGCCCCACGCCGACTCCCGCGGGGTCTTCCTGGAGTGGTACCGCCCCGACCTGCTCGCCGAGGTGCTCGGACACCGCCCGCCGGACATGATCCAGGGCAATCTGTCGGTGTCCGCGCGCGGAGTGATGCGCGGGATCCACTTTGCCCAGGTCCCCCACGGGCAGGCGAAGTACGTGACGTGCGTGAGCGGGGCGGTCCTGGACGTCGTCGTCGATCTGCGGGCCGGGTCCCCGGCCTTCGGACGGTGGGAGACCGTCCGGCTCGACGACAGCGAACGGGCGGCCGTCTATCTCCCCGAAGGGTTCGGGCACGGCCTCTGCGCGCTCACCGAGCACGCCACGGTCAGCTATCTGGTGTCCCGCGCCTACGAGCCCGAGCGCGAGCACTCCGTGCACGTCCACGAACCGGAGCTGGCGATCGACTGGCCCACGGGCGCGGACCTGCTCTCCTCCCGCGACCGGTCGGCGCCCTCCCTCTCCGAGGTGCGGGCCCGCGGACTCCTGACGGACTACCGGGAATGCCTCGCCCTCACCAGCGGTGTGTGA
- a CDS encoding BTAD domain-containing putative transcriptional regulator, whose protein sequence is MRFRLLGPLEVLRSSADSRDATPRAAKHRIILATLLVRAGEPVPTETLISELWGNTPPRTATTTIQVYISQLRKFLGLADSNEARQAIVTRRPGYLFRLDPSRLDLTRFEALHAQGVAAAERHSYAEASELQRRALSLWRGRFLADIPTGPLLSAEAARLSEMRLAAREQHIRAELRIGHHREMLGVLRTTTAEHPLREELHSHLMVALYRSGRQAEALQVFTALRRTLIDELAIEPGPSLQRLHQRVLLGDPTLLHSARPQVRAVPADQAPPAAPLPPPDERFAGRAAELDRIAGLLRGGATSVLVTGAAGAGKSALARQAAHVLADDFPGGRFLIDLRTPLSATPGALAERMLRTAGAASPLPDTSAEPRQVPGHVAGGRRVLFVLDNAGPAEELSDALPDLPGTAVLVTARQRPGGLRPSGTVALDLPGRADAEAVFVAACGQAGTQPDPEAVEEIVGLCGQLPLALRIAGARLAEHPHWTAGTLAERLRTERTRLGELSHNGLDVRASLLRGYLECDPGQRDAFRLLGVLPAGPFEAAAAAAVLGLPPGEAEPVLEQLVRNGLLASGSADGSAPAGYLLPVLHRLLAVELAEDDPADTRHAAVGRLCEAYARTAEQARPAPRSVGRTAGRPAGTAPAAGTSGPRPLHWFAEQQAALVHLVRAAADGGQWRPALRLARAIGNFLETTAAWDDWATTQQSALRAAEAMGDEKARAQALRALGDLAWQRRQFTEACRSYEHALRAARRAGAPAEEARALVGLADLQLEHGFPERARSLAEAAHAAAGTAQDPRARFEAERCQAVIALDTGRPEESEKLFRACLATAGDLANRRLEAYARRSVRVAAARREAAPGTPDSMEVRPGVWRLAPGQPDTFGGEVPEACGITHRW, encoded by the coding sequence ATGAGGTTTCGCTTACTCGGCCCGCTCGAAGTCCTGCGCTCCTCGGCCGACAGCCGCGACGCCACCCCTCGCGCCGCGAAACACCGCATCATTCTCGCCACCCTGTTGGTCCGCGCGGGCGAGCCCGTCCCGACCGAGACGCTGATCAGCGAGCTCTGGGGGAACACACCGCCGCGCACGGCGACGACGACGATCCAGGTCTACATCTCCCAGTTGCGCAAGTTCCTCGGCCTCGCCGACTCGAACGAGGCCCGGCAGGCCATCGTGACGCGCCGCCCCGGCTATCTCTTCCGGCTCGATCCCAGCCGGCTCGACCTGACCCGTTTCGAGGCGCTGCACGCGCAGGGCGTCGCCGCGGCCGAACGGCACTCCTACGCCGAGGCCTCGGAGCTGCAGAGACGGGCACTCTCCCTGTGGCGGGGGCGGTTCCTCGCCGACATCCCCACCGGACCCCTGCTCTCCGCCGAGGCCGCACGGCTCTCCGAGATGCGCCTGGCCGCCCGGGAGCAGCACATCCGTGCCGAGCTGCGGATCGGCCACCACCGAGAGATGCTCGGCGTCCTGAGGACCACGACCGCCGAGCATCCGCTGCGCGAGGAACTGCACTCCCACCTCATGGTGGCCCTCTACCGATCCGGGCGGCAGGCCGAGGCGCTACAGGTGTTCACCGCGCTGCGCCGCACGCTGATTGACGAACTGGCCATCGAGCCGGGCCCCTCGCTCCAGCGCCTGCACCAGCGCGTGCTGTTGGGCGACCCGACGCTGCTGCACTCGGCGCGGCCGCAGGTGCGCGCCGTGCCGGCCGACCAGGCCCCGCCCGCGGCCCCGCTCCCGCCCCCCGACGAGCGGTTCGCCGGCCGCGCGGCCGAACTCGACCGGATAGCCGGCCTGTTGCGGGGCGGGGCCACAAGCGTGCTCGTCACCGGCGCGGCGGGCGCCGGCAAGTCCGCCCTCGCCCGCCAGGCCGCGCACGTACTCGCAGACGACTTCCCCGGCGGACGCTTCCTGATCGACCTGCGGACCCCCCTCTCCGCGACGCCCGGGGCCCTCGCGGAGAGGATGCTGCGCACCGCCGGAGCAGCCTCCCCCTTGCCGGACACGTCCGCGGAGCCCCGTCAGGTGCCGGGCCACGTCGCCGGGGGACGCCGGGTCCTGTTCGTCCTGGACAACGCCGGTCCGGCGGAGGAACTGAGCGACGCCCTGCCGGACCTGCCGGGCACCGCCGTGCTCGTCACCGCCCGGCAGCGGCCCGGGGGGCTCCGGCCGTCGGGCACCGTGGCGCTGGACCTGCCCGGCCGGGCGGACGCCGAGGCGGTGTTCGTCGCCGCCTGCGGACAGGCCGGCACGCAGCCGGACCCCGAGGCCGTCGAGGAGATCGTCGGCCTCTGCGGCCAACTGCCGCTCGCCCTGCGGATCGCCGGCGCCCGGCTCGCCGAGCATCCGCACTGGACGGCCGGCACCCTGGCGGAGCGGCTGCGCACCGAGCGCACCCGGCTCGGCGAACTGAGCCACAACGGCCTCGATGTTCGCGCGAGTCTGCTGCGCGGGTACCTGGAGTGCGATCCCGGGCAGCGCGACGCCTTCCGGCTGCTCGGGGTCCTGCCGGCCGGGCCGTTCGAGGCCGCGGCGGCCGCAGCCGTGCTCGGCCTGCCGCCCGGCGAGGCCGAGCCGGTCCTCGAACAGCTCGTCAGGAACGGTCTGCTGGCCTCCGGAAGCGCGGACGGCAGCGCTCCGGCGGGCTACCTGCTGCCGGTCCTGCACCGGCTCCTCGCCGTCGAACTGGCCGAGGACGACCCGGCCGACACCCGGCACGCCGCCGTCGGACGGCTGTGCGAGGCGTATGCCCGTACGGCCGAACAGGCCCGGCCCGCGCCCAGGTCCGTCGGGCGCACGGCCGGCCGGCCAGCCGGCACGGCCCCGGCGGCGGGGACCTCAGGGCCCCGCCCGCTGCACTGGTTCGCCGAGCAGCAGGCGGCCCTCGTGCACCTGGTACGCGCGGCGGCGGACGGCGGGCAGTGGCGTCCCGCGCTGCGGCTCGCCCGGGCCATCGGTAACTTCCTGGAGACCACGGCGGCATGGGACGACTGGGCCACGACCCAGCAGTCCGCGCTCCGGGCCGCCGAGGCAATGGGGGACGAGAAGGCGCGCGCACAGGCCCTGCGTGCCCTCGGCGATCTGGCCTGGCAGCGGCGGCAGTTCACCGAGGCCTGTCGCTCCTACGAACACGCTCTGCGGGCCGCCCGGCGGGCCGGGGCCCCGGCCGAGGAGGCGCGCGCGCTCGTGGGGCTCGCGGATCTGCAGCTGGAGCACGGCTTCCCCGAGCGGGCCCGGAGCCTGGCCGAGGCGGCTCACGCCGCGGCCGGGACCGCGCAGGATCCGCGGGCCCGGTTCGAGGCGGAGCGCTGCCAGGCGGTCATCGCCCTGGACACCGGCCGGCCGGAGGAGTCGGAGAAGCTCTTCCGGGCCTGCCTCGCCACGGCCGGTGACCTCGCCAACCGGCGGCTGGAGGCCTACGCCCGGCGCTCCGTCCGTGTGGCGGCGGCCCGCCGCGAAGCAGCGCCCGGTACCCCGGACAGCATGGAGGTGCGGCCGGGTGTGTGGCGGCTGGCTCCCGGGCAGCCGGACACGTTCGGCGGGGAGGTACCGGAGGCCTGCGGCATCACACACCGCTGGTGA
- a CDS encoding AIR synthase-related protein: MGHRSGIENRQVTLDDDAYGRLGDVLAGLVGPSGTAEPSATTGPAVVSGSYTVDPPFFGDGDIGRLAVCAAVNDLAARGADPQWVTLGLTVEAGLPATLLRRVLDSAREAAHEASVRLAGPEARVVRAGDANRLFAHTTSLGTIPQPRPPAAGTVRPGDLLLLTAPLGGWAVHLLSVREGLGLENLVPSGCHPLNTMLRDVGRAAPPDAVRRVDRIARGGLARVLQAQAAAAGRSVQVFEEAVPMQHEVSAASELLGIDPLHVTDEGCLCLCVAAEAAGAVGEALRAHPYGCEAAVIGEVTSLPAPVALLVGREGRTQRLNARAALWPEPSRLR, from the coding sequence GTGGGACACAGAAGCGGGATCGAGAACAGACAGGTCACGCTCGACGACGACGCATACGGCCGGCTGGGGGACGTGCTGGCCGGGCTGGTCGGCCCCTCGGGCACGGCGGAGCCCTCGGCGACCACCGGACCGGCGGTCGTCAGCGGCTCGTACACCGTCGATCCGCCGTTCTTCGGGGACGGCGACATCGGGCGGCTCGCGGTGTGCGCGGCCGTCAACGATCTCGCCGCCCGCGGTGCCGATCCCCAGTGGGTCACGTTGGGGCTCACGGTCGAGGCGGGGCTGCCGGCCACGCTGCTGCGCCGGGTGCTGGATTCGGCCCGTGAGGCCGCGCACGAGGCCAGCGTCCGCCTGGCCGGTCCGGAGGCGCGGGTGGTGCGCGCGGGCGACGCCAACCGACTCTTCGCCCACACCACGTCGCTGGGGACGATACCGCAGCCGCGACCTCCCGCGGCCGGCACCGTCCGGCCGGGCGATCTGCTGCTCCTGACCGCCCCGCTGGGCGGCTGGGCGGTGCATCTGCTGTCGGTACGTGAGGGCCTGGGCCTGGAGAACCTCGTGCCGAGCGGCTGCCATCCGCTGAACACGATGCTGCGCGACGTGGGGCGGGCGGCGCCGCCGGACGCGGTGCGCCGGGTGGACCGCATCGCGCGGGGCGGGCTCGCGCGCGTCCTGCAGGCCCAGGCCGCGGCAGCGGGGCGTTCCGTCCAGGTCTTCGAGGAGGCGGTGCCGATGCAGCACGAGGTGAGCGCCGCGTCGGAACTGCTCGGGATCGACCCGCTCCATGTCACGGACGAGGGCTGTCTGTGTCTGTGCGTGGCGGCGGAGGCGGCCGGGGCCGTGGGGGAAGCGCTGCGGGCCCACCCCTACGGGTGCGAGGCCGCGGTGATCGGGGAGGTGACGTCCCTGCCCGCTCCGGTGGCCCTGCTCGTGGGGCGCGAGGGCCGAACCCAGCGTCTGAACGCCCGGGCGGCCCTGTGGCCGGAGCCGTCCCGGCTGCGGTGA